aatcgaaataattaaaattaaaacagtacaagttataagcaccttaaataagtagtacagaaaaaataatataaaaaaaataatataggatccaatatagagtgataacaaaatttaaaacaatagcataattgtaagaatataagacacactaaccaaatgataacaatcacagaaaaataatcaggtatCATTCAAATTAGGAGAGGAACACAtcctttttataaaaacatattcagtGCTGCTAAAGATGTCGACATCTATAGCATTCATCTGATTATACCATGTACAAGCACGGCACAGTGGAGCTTTGCTGGACAGATTCGTTAAGTTAAGAGagggataaaatatatggtgccTCCTTGTATTGGCAGGAGGAACAAATAGAGGTGGCCTCTCTAAGACCTCAGAACaaccaattttattattgcaaagtttatataaaaatatctgactagagagaatagtattttgctttagtgacaaatagttgaatctattcagcaggtactcctgttccacacctcttactggatatactccatccaacttaacagaaagtaactttaagaatctgcgctgtacatactccagtctgttaacatgaacatcatagatggggaaccacaacatacattaatttagactttactaatgaattgtacaatacagtcaagctggatatattcttaaattgagaAGTGGACCTTACTATAAACCCGAGGGATTTTAAGGCTGAACTAGTGACCTGTGCTACATGCTGGTTGAATGTGAGCCTCTTATCTACTTCAATGCCCAAATCCTTCACTGAAGAACAGTCTAGCAACTGAGAACCACTCAATATATATGGGTATAAAATCTCTTCATGAAGAAtggaaattgtaatttttttacatttgtcacagtttaggggtagtttatttctttcacaCCATCCAAAGACCCTATTCATGTCCTCTTGCAGCTTTAGGCAGTCCAGCTTAGTACGAATGATACGAAACAACTTCAGATCATCAGCGAATAAAAGACAGAAACTCCCCACACAATCaactaaatcattaataaatagatcgAACAGCATTGGGTCGAGGTTACTGCCTTGGGGCGCACCACTCGAAGCCATGTAATACTCAGAcccaaaaccattaaattcaaCATACTGAAGCCTGCCAGTCAAATATGAGATGAAGAACTCCACCAGACAAGGATGAAATCCAGCCAAAGCCAGCTTCCGTGCCAGCAAACCGTGATCCAGCcgatcaaaagccttcgagaagtctgtgtacagCACATCCAACTGGCTTTTCTGATTTATAGCTAGATATGCTGTTTCCAAGAAACAAGCCATATTAGTGACAGTAATCTTTTTTGAAAGAAACCATATTGCTTTTCTGTAATTATGTGCTTAATTTGAGGAGACAATTTATCATGCACACATATCTCAAAggccttcgaaaaattagaGAGAATTGACACCGGTCTGTAGTTCTCTATTCTGCCATGGTCGCCACTCTTAAACACTGGACATATTTTAGCCTTTTTCCACTCTTCCGGAAATGTATTGGTCTTGAGTGATAAGTTGAAGATTTGTAAGAGTGGTACAGCCAGGGCCGATGCAGTCAcgcaaaagaaataattaaaatttaatcacaATACCCCAACATATAGGGCTTTAAAAGCTTATCACATATTGCCTGAGAATATTAAAAGTATGCAGAGTATTGCTGTGTTTAGGAGATAAACTATAGCTTTTCTAAacgaaaattgcttttattctTTCAACTTTATAGAATAACTGATATTGCATTGAGTGATAGATTGGATGCTCTTGTGGGGTTCTGCGACCTGCCGGATTATTTCTGGAGCTACCGGGACTTTGTGTCTACTGGCACACCGAGACGCTTAAAATTTGATGGAGGTACCGAAATTTCCTGGTGGAGGTATGGCCGCGGCATATTTGGTATCATCATATTCCTTAGTCTGTCacttatatgtatgtattattttagGTTTATCCTACCCAAGTGTTTGTATCATTTAAAGAGTTTATTGatgtatttttcaattattgattATTGGCATGTTCTAAGTTTTCTGAACTGTCAAGTTTAGTTAATTAGTATTTTTGCTtatcttataaatttatttatttaaattaggtagCATATAGCCACTTCTGTTTGATGTTgctttatgatttttataatcattttgttggcaaaaaagtaattattaatttatttatatactttcTTGTTGCAAATTAAACATGGATTcataaatattctttaacaaGTGCCTAAAAACCACTTATTGTCAATTAGGTAGTggtaaagtttttgtttagaagaaaaataaatatgaataagtTAATGTCATATTAtgttaaaatgtcaataaattgtGGAATAAGAagaaagtttatttataaatattttcatttgtaattTAGTTTGAATTTGTGCATTATATTGCTTCTTAATAAAATCTAGATGATAGGAGTTACATGAAACACTAACCCTACTTTCttaacacatttaattaaaaacccagaatatttacttatatttacacatacaaaatcattttcataaattaaatagttCATGGAGATGTGCTTATTTATatctaaagtaaaaaataaccaGTGCGGATCTTGCTTTCCATTTATTCTCTGTGAAGAAGGACATATATTCCTAGAATGGACAGTACAGcatactaaaaaaagaaaaacgatTACTTGTTAAACTATTTCAAAgggtttaatatttatatatattatggtggagatatatattataaagaaagtggcggtttttttatttacttatcaCGTTtcagaatatttattatactaaaaTTACTAAATGCGAAACTAATAGGAAACTTATTTTTTGATGCCTTCTTTGGAGTAAGGGGTATTTTGAATATTGCAACAGCAGGAGGAATTCTTTTGGAAAACACTTTGAAGTGTAcaattctggattttttttgctattCATTAATTGGCCAAGATCAGTGACTGTCAAGCACATTTCAGCCCCGTTGTGAGTGAGTTGCTTGACATACTGAGTTAGTacaagtaataatatttttgcctATTTATTTGGTATGGTAatgtaaaatcaaaaaaaaatacttgtaaGTATAGTACTTTTTGAAAGTGAATAATAAATACCAAAATGAAAATGAGGCAAGCCAtcaaaaagtatataatattgttttttatattaaaagctTTTGAAATTACTCAAGCACTTACCTTGAGCTGGGGATATtcattcattaaaattgtaaCTATACCAACATATGGCAAAAATCCTCTAGCTCTTCCAACAATGTCTTTTTTTGTTAGCCATAACTGTCCAGGTGCATAAAGACCTCTGTCATCTACACTATTGTTATCACCTTTAGTAAGGAATTTCACTGTGTCATTGTccctgtaaaaattaaattacttaaattatttaatgtattattcCCTAAGATAATCAAAGGTAATTAGTTTAGTTTCCATAAAGTAAGCAGTGAAAACCTAAATTTCTGattaaaaatttaggtttttacCAGTTTAGATAGATTTTGATCAATTACTTATAAAAACCAACCAACCAATTgaccaaaatatataaaaatagaaactATTTTAATGCCAAGAATCTATAAACAAAATTGAATACAATTCTTCGGACAACAGTAgcaattgcaattttttaaattaataatttatctttagCAAAAATAAATGGCATAAAAATATTGCAACAGAGTAAACACAAATTCAGCGCACCTCAATGAGGTCTGAACTCTATATAATCAAAGCTTTTAATATGAAGATTATTTATATGACTTACTTTTCATGAAGTTTTAACACTCTGTGAACAATTGGTATATCTCTCCCTTCCACTTTGAATACTACAATTTCACCAACTCTTACTGGCTCTTCAGGGTAGTTGGTAAGGAATAATAAATCACCTCTATGAAATGCAGGTTCCATACTACCTACAacatcacaatttaaaattaaattaattatttatttagatttaggaTATAGATTAAAATCCACCAAATAAATATCTGTCCAGGGAATAGTCTCAGGAGGTCACTTGCAAATAGTTTGCTAATTCTGTATATAGATATTCTTGTTAATTGATATTTCAGTTGTAAAAAAGCAGTTTAGTTAGGAAAATTATTGTAATCATTTTGAGCCTATGACtggcaatattagaaaaagctCAATAAAGTCCTCATTGAATAAcaaccattttaaaatttgtatggTAGGAAATTTAGGTTAAAGAATATTAGCCTTATTTGTGAGTTGTAAAGACAAATATTGTGATgtctaattaaaaattctatacaaACACAAAGTTAACACAATTTAGTAGACTTATTAGTTAATAATTGGTAGAACTATAAAATTAGTAAgtaaatgaaattatatttcCATGACAactatttacacaaaaaaaaacatgacaatttggttggaccaTTCTTAGACCTAAGTCTTTAAAACCTCTATCAAAGCCTCTCGTTAAGATAGGATTATATGGTATTGCAGtgaaagtttgcttattttgatCTTTTTGAAATATGTTAGTTTCtaagattaactttaaatctGTCTTCTGATCAGCTTATCTTCATAACTATTGACCctagcaattgttttaattgttgctttttctttattaaatctgttattagttagagacaattttaaaactattgaaTTGCATGTTATTTTGCTTATGTAGTTACCATCTGTATAGATGAGCAGAATCATTTCATAGTGATTATCCAAGATTATTCAGCCTTATATGGATTTTTCAAGAGCCCCACTATTTATTTTTGGGAGCAAACTGGCTAAATGCATGAGTTGTAAGAAAGACTTTATCAGTAAAATTAGAAACATATTGCAGTTATATGCCATTTATACCTTTTCTGTTATAAAGtgttgaattatttaaaaatgaattgtAATGGTTATATTATggtatttaattcttttaaaattgatgATTACAGGCAGAAACCCATTCATAAATGTAGATTCAAATTTTTACTACCTACTCCTCATAATATAGAACAGAATTAGCAAATTTCATAATGGATTATGGCTAACAGCTTATGTATTAAAGGACATTTGATTTGAGGAATGTCTCAGAATACCTCTACATACACTAAATAAGTGGGTTAATGAGTGCATTGTAAATTCCTTCCTGCAATCTTATGACCTAAATAAGTACATTGAactcttattttattgaaattacaTGTAAATGAACTTGAATATTAGTTTTAGgagatatttacaattttaataatacacaatttaatttattctactTGTAATAAGGCATGCCAGATGGCAGAGTTTATCTTGTTTTAATAGTGGCTATAACTAAAGAGCATCTAATTCTACATCCATATTACCTGAAAGGACTACTACAATAGGACTCTCACTTCCTGTAACTACCATAAGGCCTTTCCATATCATCAAAGCTGAGGAAACTATCATACCAAAGCTCAAGACTTGATAGAAAAACTAGAACAAAAACAAGTTTGAAAGATCATAATGATGGTTATATCATTATACTGAATATTGTTGGTTTTTTCAAAGtgaagcaattttattaaaacaatatttagaataattatgtatttttataatttttgaattaattttgataaaaaatgtaatgtaatataCCTGCCGCTTATTCATCCGCTGAAAATCGTCAAAGAGCGTTACAAAATCCATATTTTGTTAATTCGATTTTtcttatttgtaaatttaaaaaattcttatgtGGTTGGATTGTTTTATCCACGTCAGTTGCGGCTCGCGGTTCCCTTCGATTTTGAGTTTTCACTTAAATTCTTGAATCCTTGAAACTATCTGTCAAATCTGTCTGTTGCTGATGTTAGAGGTTAAGTTGACAGCTTACAGATGATAAAATGAATAAAGGTTCATTTACAGCAATTTGACTTCATGACCTACAAGTTCCTAATTATTCCTGTCTTCacattttttgttgtaaatcaTTGTTGCCAACTTTTTGAATTCTGAAATCCGTAGGACGAGTGCAAAATATCCGTAGACTTGCTTTTCAAGGAAAcaaattatatacataattatttttgtataaaataatgtctggtatgaataaaataagataataatCGTAGAAAAAAATCGATGCGGTAATAAGACAATAATagaagaaatataatatataatatctattGATTACACACATATTTTGTGCTACTTTAATATAACCCTACATAAGTAAACTTTTGATAAACTGACGTtttgattaagaaaaaaaaaacctaattaatttaaaaaataacataacaagAATAAGCATAGAAAACACACGcacactaataaaaaaaatataagacttAGTTTTCTTCGTCCAAAGATGAAAGAATTAGATTTACAGAATCGGTTTCTGGATGCTTCGGCtgatgtttatataaaatagatgtACCCATATTGGTTAGCATTGTTTTATCTATTTCCCAATTAAAGTAAGTCAAAGTTTTGGTAAATGATCTTTTTGAGTGCAAAATGCCTTAAAACAATTGGAAACGTTTTTGACCCTcccgttttttaaattagaaacatATTTCCAAAACAGATGAAAATCCTTGTCTTCAGAGTCTCCCAAACCATTGAGCAGAAGGCGCCATTCTCTATCTATGCTATtgtagttgtatttttagtaattaaattgGGAAACTGCAAAACCAAAGgcaatattaacatatttactttattatatatattactgGGTATAATAAAAGTCATGTATTTTATATCGTTTCTTGAGAATGAAAATCTAGTTTTTATTTGGTCTAGCAACTGTTGATACAATTTAAGGCATGAAATTCTAAACTTTTCAAGTTCAAATCCAGATAACTCTGTATATAAGTAGTGACCGAGCCACcaagataaaagataaaagcGCCAGATGTCGCACTCGTAGACTAAAATCATTTTATGAGGAAATgacgaataaatatttttttacaagagaGATTATCTATACTCTATGATTTATATatagcatattattatttttacagaatttttaatgaaatatcaaaGTTCTCGAAAATCCGTAGAGTTTGGGCTTATATCCGTATGTCGGAGAACAAAACCAAGAATCCGTAGATCTAAGGATAAATCCGTAGGGTTGGCAACACTGTtgtaaattaaagatatttttctgTGGATCCGTGCTCGCGGTTTCCTTCAATTTAGAAACGAATAAAAGCGcgtttaaaatcaattcaacTTTGGATTTGTTTCTAATAGTTTTGTAAACTTCTTGACAATATGATaatctattttaaaacttttactaaAATGTTACCAATCATTTTTTTACATGCACAAGTGCTTGCTTTTTAAGCGTGggttttaaatactttaaaaaataggttttaatcttctcccgaagatgctaacatcgttagcgaaatacGTGTCTAGAGTAAAGAGAGTCTTgtttagtggtaaaactgtctggTAATTTGGAGCGTCACACTAAAGGTTTCAATCATAGGACTTCTCTAACCATATTTAACAGCCAATGACAGAAATTGAGTCTGTTATCAAAGACTCTTTCAAGAAGTGCCTGG
The sequence above is a segment of the Anthonomus grandis grandis chromosome 12, icAntGran1.3, whole genome shotgun sequence genome. Coding sequences within it:
- the LOC126743414 gene encoding signal peptidase complex catalytic subunit SEC11A, yielding MDFVTLFDDFQRMNKRQFFYQVLSFGMIVSSALMIWKGLMVVTGSESPIVVVLSGSMEPAFHRGDLLFLTNYPEEPVRVGEIVVFKVEGRDIPIVHRVLKLHEKDNDTVKFLTKGDNNSVDDRGLYAPGQLWLTKKDIVGRARGFLPYVGIVTILMNEYPQLKYAVLSILGIYVLLHRE